Part of the Sodalinema gerasimenkoae IPPAS B-353 genome is shown below.
CGCCAGGGAAGAATGGGGAAATGACCCCGAGGCGCGTCGCCTTGAGAGTGCAGGTCCTGGTAATAGAGCCAAGTGTCGCCCGAACGCCAGCAGACGCGATCGCAAAACTGACTGTACTGGCCCCCACTCTCCCACCAAATTTCTGCCTGAACCGACCAGCCTAAGGTTCCCTCGCTATAGCTGTACCACAACTCATCCAAGACCTGTAACTCCTCTTGGGGAAAGTTGGCGATCTCCTCAGGGTCTAGCCAGAGACGTTCCCCTACCTGAGCCACCTCTAAAATCCGTTGCCAAGTCCAGCCATCGGCCTCTTGCCAATTCTGTTGAGAGAGATAGGTCGCTAGAGGATAATAGGGCCAATCGAGTCCGAGGTCTTCCCTGGGGTGAGTGAACATCTGCTGACCTCGTTCCAGGTCATCCAGCCGTTGTTCTAGGGTGGCCAATCGCTGGGTTAGGGCCAACTCCTGTTGTAGCCGTTGCCAGAGCGATCGCCCCCAGTAGAGATGACTGGGGTGCTGGGCGATCGCCCATCGAGAATCGGGGGTCACATCCCAGCCGCAGGTCGGACAGGTGAGCCAATCCTCCTGACAATGGGTTCCACAAATCGGACAGGGAGACATCAAACATCGCCATTGGGGATCACCCCCGAGGCTTAGAACTCATCATCTTCAAAGGTATCCAGACCTGAGGTATCGCGATCGCCTTTCGACCCCAGGAGATCGAGGCGATCGACCCGAATCACCGGTTTAGAGCGAGGGACATTAGTATTGCGGTCTTGCCAATGCTCAAACTTCAAAGATCCCTTCACCCCAATTAAACTGCCCTTGCGGACATAATTCGCGGCAACCTCAGCCCGCTTATCCCATAATTCCAAATTAAACCAGTCCGGCTTATCCGTTTTGTTCGTCGGCCGATTCACGGCCAAGGTCAAATTACAGACCACCGCGCCCGATTCAAAATACTTGACGTCGGGATCTGTTCCCACCCGACCCACCAGAGTGACTACATTGAGCGTCATGGAGAATTTGTTGAACGATACATCAACCCCATTTTAGACGCAATTCAAGTTCAGAGGACTGTGAATTTTATCCCGACAGAAAACCAAAACCGCGTATGATGAGGCGTAGCATGATTCAGGCAGAGACACTAGACGGAACTGACGACCATGGTATAAAATCCACCTCGGTCATTGTAAACATTTCCTCATCATCTCTGCTAGCACAAGCGTATTCTACACTGGGAGGGCACAGGCGCGCGTGGCAAATTTAAGTCGCTTCTCACTCTCTAGAGACATGGGTATTGACCTCGGGACTGCAAACACCCTGGTCTATGTCTCTGGAAAAGGTATCGTTCTACAGGAACCATCGGTGGTCGCCATCGATCAACAGAACAAACTTCCCCTAGCCGTGGGGGAAGAAGCCAAACAAATGCTCGGTCGGACTCCGGGAAATGTGGTGGCACTACGCCCCTTGCGGGATGGTGTCATTGCCGATTTCGACACCGCCGAGTTAATGCTCAAGCATTTTATTAAGCAAGTTCACGGGGGCCGGTCAGGCTTGGTAGGCCCACATATTGTCATTGGCATTCCGAGTGGGGTCACTGGGGTTGAAGAGCGGGCTGTTAAAGAAGCCGCTTATCAAGCCGGTGCCAGAAATGTGGACATGATCGACGAACCAGTCGCCGCTGCCATTGGGGCTGGACTTCCCGTGGCCGAACCGACGGGGAACATGATTGTTGATATTGGGGGCGGAACCACCGAGGTTGCCGTACTCAGTTTGGGAGGAACCGTTGTCAGTGAATCCGTACGGGTAGCTGGCGATGAACTGAGTGATTCTATTACCCAGTACATGAAAAAGGTTCATAACCTGGTGATCGGGGAACGCACATCCGAACAAATTAAAATCCAGGTTGCCTCAGCTTATCCGACTCAGGAAGACGACATCATTATGGATGTCCGTGGCTTGCACCTCTTATCTGGGTTGCCTCGTACCGTTACCATCAAGGGTCCCGAAATTCGTGAATGTATGTCGGAACCCCTGTCGGTGATTATTGAGGCCGTCAAACGCACCCTAGAGCGTACGCCTCCAGAACTCGCGGCAGATATTATTGATCGCGGTATCATGTTGGCCGGAGGGGGAGCCTTACTCAGAGGACTCGACACCCTGATTAGCCATGAAACGGGGATTGTTACCCATGTAGCAGCCGATCCCCTCAGTTGTGTGGTCTTAGGAACGGGACGTGTCTTGGAAAACAAAAAACAACTGCAACGAGTTTTCCGAGATCGCTCTTGATCCCGTTCGTAGTCTTCCACCTAACCAGAACAGTACAGGAGAAAGCTATTGTACGTCTTGCGTCGTTGTTGGCAACGCTATCGAACCCTGGGGCTGTTGGCGACATTAGCCATCGGTTCCGCTTGGGTGTTTCGTCAGACGGATGGGGCGATTGTGTTTGAGATCTATCAACGGGTCTCTGTCCCATTTGAGTCGGATCAGGCCCGGGAACAAGAACTCGTAAACGCCCGTGTTCTTGAACTCCAACAACGACTGGTTGAGGTTAATCAAGAGAATCTTCAACTCCGAGAACTGTTGGACTACGAACCACAAGTGCAGCAAGACCCCACCTTTGCCCCAGTGATTGGCCGCAGCGCCGATCGCTGGTGGCAACAGATTCTTTTGGGGCGCGGCCGTAAGAGCGGTCTTGCTGTGGATGATATTGTCATGGCGCCGGGGGGAATTGTTGGGCGGATTGTCAGTGTGACGGATGAGACAAGCCGTGTCTTACTCATCAGTGATGGCAGTAGTTCCCTGGGGGT
Proteins encoded:
- a CDS encoding GUN4 domain-containing protein; its protein translation is MSPCPICGTHCQEDWLTCPTCGWDVTPDSRWAIAQHPSHLYWGRSLWQRLQQELALTQRLATLEQRLDDLERGQQMFTHPREDLGLDWPYYPLATYLSQQNWQEADGWTWQRILEVAQVGERLWLDPEEIANFPQEELQVLDELWYSYSEGTLGWSVQAEIWWESGGQYSQFCDRVCWRSGDTWLYYQDLHSQGDAPRGHFPILPWRKRACYGVGGLTASETLHHWMARFPPSPDDGLLNT
- a CDS encoding single-stranded DNA-binding protein; translation: MTLNVVTLVGRVGTDPDVKYFESGAVVCNLTLAVNRPTNKTDKPDWFNLELWDKRAEVAANYVRKGSLIGVKGSLKFEHWQDRNTNVPRSKPVIRVDRLDLLGSKGDRDTSGLDTFEDDEF
- a CDS encoding rod shape-determining protein, whose translation is MGIDLGTANTLVYVSGKGIVLQEPSVVAIDQQNKLPLAVGEEAKQMLGRTPGNVVALRPLRDGVIADFDTAELMLKHFIKQVHGGRSGLVGPHIVIGIPSGVTGVEERAVKEAAYQAGARNVDMIDEPVAAAIGAGLPVAEPTGNMIVDIGGGTTEVAVLSLGGTVVSESVRVAGDELSDSITQYMKKVHNLVIGERTSEQIKIQVASAYPTQEDDIIMDVRGLHLLSGLPRTVTIKGPEIRECMSEPLSVIIEAVKRTLERTPPELAADIIDRGIMLAGGGALLRGLDTLISHETGIVTHVAADPLSCVVLGTGRVLENKKQLQRVFRDRS
- the mreC gene encoding rod shape-determining protein MreC, which codes for MYVLRRCWQRYRTLGLLATLAIGSAWVFRQTDGAIVFEIYQRVSVPFESDQAREQELVNARVLELQQRLVEVNQENLQLRELLDYEPQVQQDPTFAPVIGRSADRWWQQILLGRGRKSGLAVDDIVMAPGGIVGRIVSVTDETSRVLLISDGSSSLGVTVGRSREMGVLRGKGSNRAIVEFFEKLPDVKEGDAILSSPYSQRFTSGLPLGTVVAVNLNASPAPQAEIEISAPLSSLEWVMVYPKPSVPLPTESAEPIDPLGESLQLD